The DNA region AGCTCACGCAAGACTAAAACAGTATCCGCGTCTGAACAGGAGGCATTAAGAAAGTTCGAAATACCATCAAGCGCTTCTTGGCCATTTTTTGTATCTGTTAAATCCGCATTTGTTGCATAGGTGTATACAAGCTTTTGCTCAGGAAGAAAGCGTAGGCGACCGAGAATCGTCCCCCATAAACGAAATGATTCGGGGTCTTTATTCATGGTAATACGACGAATGATTTCGTGGCTACGAGCGCCTTGCTTGCAAAGATCTGCAGCGGCGCGCATACCGGTTTCATTTGTGCCTGAATTATGAAATGTCGATGTATCCGTCATTACACCCAAGAGGAGCGAGGTAGCAATTTGTGAGTCTATTTCTAGCTCATGGTTCGTGAACCATGTATGGATTACTTCGCAGGTTGAGCAGGCTTGTTTATCTACAAGGTTAATCGTGCCAAAATCTGCATTGGTGGCGTGATGATCAATATTGGCAATAATGGCTTTGTTCGGAAGAAGTTTTAGATGTTCTTCGATACCGATATGCTGCAAGTCACCTCCATCAACGGTAATGATGAGATCCCATGGCTCACGAAAGATGTCAGGGTCGGTGATTTGTTCGTCGAGGTGATCGATAAACGAAAAAACCTCGGGCGCTGGTGTTATGCAAAAAAGCTTGGTCTCTTTGCCGAGCTTGCGCATTAGCCTATAGAGAGCGGTAGAAGATCCGATGCTATCACCGTCAGGACGCCCGTCACCAACAATAAGAATGCGCTTGGCAATATCGACAGCGTTCTTAAGGGCATGAGACGTTCTTTCGGCCATAATGAATAGATTAACTTAGGGTTTATTGGCTAAAAGGTCAATGATTGCAAAATATTATAAACTATGATAGGCAAGGTATCGGAGGTGACACATGAGTTCAGTTCGTGACATGTTTCGTAAGCTAGGGGAGACCATGCGTCCCTCGCTCATTCCTACGGTTCCTTTGGCAGTATGTGAGCGTTATGGCGATTTGCCGGTTGTTGTATTGATCTCGGGCTATTATTACGGAAGACCGTTAATGCGTCCGATGGCCAACCGGTTCAAGCGAGCTGGGTATCAGGTGGATTATATGACGGATGCTTTGTACGAAAAATGTTCTTTTGAAGAGCAGCAGCGTCGACTTGTAGATGCGGTTCGTACAAGAATGCCCGTAAAAGAAGACCAGCAGCCCGACCTCATTATCATTGGGCATGCCGTTGGGGGTCTGCACGCATACAGGCTTGCAACAACCCTTCTCAAGCATAACTTTTACCGTAAGCATATTACGGTGATTGCCCTTGGAGCGCCATTTCAGCGTAAGCAACCTAGGTTCTTTCAGGATCAATATCTGAGAGCGGGTATTGCTTTGCGAGGAGCGGCTTCACTACTGCTACCGAGAGAGCCGATTTACTATTCGCCTCATACGCGTTTGAAAAGCTATACGATAGCTGCTAGACACGATGAGGTTGTACCTCGACGTATTACGATGTTACCAGATCGTTGGTCGCACTATGTGCTTGATACCAACCACGCTGGTTTGATCTTTCGCAAAGATGTTTTTAAAAAAGTTCTGGAGTTAACAGAACAGAGACTGCTATAAGAGGCGGCAACCACCTGGTTGCCGCCTCTCTTTCTTTAGAGTTCACCTTTTTGTTTTAACTCGAAAAGTGTTCGTTCAATCCCTTCTGCTACAGCCTCGGTTTCGTCAAAACCATAATGAAGCCTTGGGATGCGACGCAAACGCGCACGTTCTGAAAGACCTTGTTTAATATCGGCTTCTCGCTCTTTTAAGATGGTGAGTACCGCGTCTTTCATCCCTTCAGGAAAAACGGAGAGTATGAATTTTGCATGTCCGGTATTTGCGGTGACCT from Candidatus Nomurabacteria bacterium includes:
- a CDS encoding DHH family phosphoesterase, translating into MAERTSHALKNAVDIAKRILIVGDGRPDGDSIGSSTALYRLMRKLGKETKLFCITPAPEVFSFIDHLDEQITDPDIFREPWDLIITVDGGDLQHIGIEEHLKLLPNKAIIANIDHHATNADFGTINLVDKQACSTCEVIHTWFTNHELEIDSQIATSLLLGVMTDTSTFHNSGTNETGMRAAADLCKQGARSHEIIRRITMNKDPESFRLWGTILGRLRFLPEQKLVYTYATNADLTDTKNGQEALDGISNFLNASCSDADTVLVLRELPNSHVKGSFRSLERDVSVICQQFGGGGHKKAAGFIIEEPFALTSDGEPHVLERIKLALS
- a CDS encoding ribosome-binding factor A, giving the protein MSLRVEAGFEHIREAMAEVLSRDIELPVGTFITVLSAKVTANTGHAKFILSVFPEGMKDAVLTILKEREADIKQGLSERARLRRIPRLHYGFDETEAVAEGIERTLFELKQKGEL